ACGGCCGCCCCGATCACCATACGGCCCGCCACAAGCGTCATCGGGTCAAGGGTCTCGACGCCCAGTTTGATCACGCCATAAGACGAGCTCCACATCGCGGCGAGCGCGAGCCAAAGCGCGATATCTGAGGGGCTTGCTTTTTGTGACATGGCTGGGGCATCCTTTGCTACGAAAATAATAGCATAGGTTGCTACATTTTTAGTAGCAAGGCCAGAATGACAAAAGACATACGCCTTCCGAAACCCGGAACTGCCGTGCGCGGATCGAAAAGTGGTCAACCCATCATGGTGCTCTTTGACCTGCTCAGCCGTCGCTGGGCGATGGGAATCTTATGGAACCTCAGCGACAAGAACCGCAATTTCAGAGACTTGCAGGCCAGATGTGACAGCGCCTCGCCCAGTGTGCTGAACACCCGCCTCAAGGAATTGCGGGCCGTTGGTTTGGTTGACAGGGCCGATGATGGCTACAGCCTGACGGCAGATGGGCGCGACCTGTTCAAACGGCTGGAGCCGCTGGGGGATTGGGCGCAAGACTGGGTTCCGACCCTGGCGGCGGCTTCTACGGGCGACTGATCCGGCCCCGTTAATCGTAGACATAACCAAATCGCGCGATATCTTCTGCGCAACACTCGGCAACAATTTCGCACGTCGCCGGGGAATAATAGCGCCGGTAATCTGTTTCCCGCACCGATGCATTGCTCTGCGGCAGTTCCAGTTCAAACCCCAGATGCGCCCAAAGCGGTGCGGCATCCTCGGCCAGATGTTCAAGGCGGATGTAGGCGCGGCACTGCTCCGTTCCGTTGAAATCCGTCATATAGCGACGGGCAGGCCACTGGCGCAGACTTTGCTGCGTCTGTGGATCAGATACGAAACCCTCAAAATCCTGCGTCTTGGCCAGCCTGACCGATGCATGATCAAATGTCTGTTCGCGCAGCCAGTGATAATAGCTGACCGTGCGATCCCACGGGTTGCGCACAAGGGTGAAAGTGAAGAGATCCGCGATCTTATCCACACCGATCAATCCATCAATATCGGCCAATGTGCTGTGTTTCCAAAGCCGCCCGGCGGTTTGCACATTCTTGAGGCGACGCCGCCGTTTGACCGCCTTGGGCGTGTCTCCGATCATCACATCGTCCTTCATTGCGCGGCCCTCAAGCGCCAGCGCCATGGAGGTGCCGCCGGTTTTGGGAATATGCACAAAGAGATAGGACCGCCCGCGGCTGATGATCATATCCGCATCCTATTCCGGCACCCGGCCCGCGCCAACCGGGGCGGTGCTGCGCAGAGCGATGATGCTACCCGCAAGGGCGATCAAGACCATGCCAAACAACCCCAACACCGGCACGGTTTGATCCCAAAGAGCCCATGCCCAAAAGCTGGCAAAGACCAGCAGCGAGTATTCAAAGACGGCCACATGACTGGCCTCACCCAACAAATAGCCGCGAAAGATCAAGCCGATCCCGATGAGCGAGCCCACCGCCTGTACCGCGAACCAGAACAGCATCTCCGCGTCCAGCGGCCCCCAGGAGCGCAGCACAAAACCATCGTGCCCTGCCGGTGCCTCGCCAGAGACAACAAACACCCCAATAAGGCCAAACACACCCAGCATTCCGAAGAATCCGGCGGTCAGGGTCAATGTGCTTTCCCCCTCGCACCACGCCCGCGTGGCCACTGCGCCAATAGCGTAAAGCAACCCCGCCACGATGGGCAGGAAACTGATCGGGTCCAGCGCGGAAGGATCGGGGCGGATCACCATCAAAGCGCCGACAAAGCCGATCACCACCGCCGCCCAACGGAACAGGCCCACGGATTTGCCTTGAAACAGGATCGAGATCAGCACAACAAACAACGGTGATGTAAACAGGCCCGCCACTACCACGCCAATCGGCAGCACGGACAGGCAGCCAAAATAGATCAGCATTGCACCGGCTTGAAACAGACTGCGCCCCAGCACCGCGATGGGCCGCTTGGCCCGCAAACTGCCGTAGCCGAATGCCACCACAGCCCCCAAGACCACAAATGCCATCACCGAGCGCACAAGATGGAACTGCCACAGCGACCCGCGTTCCGAAATATGCGGCACGAAGTTGTCGGTCAGCCCAAGGGCCGCCATTCCGCCCAGCACAGAGATCGCGGCCAGCGCGGGCTTTGTCGATTGTTCGTTCACTTGCGCCCCTTTGTGCAAATCAGCCCTTCCAAAGTCACGCACAGCCAGCAATATTCAACCCCCAAAGCGACATGAATTCGGGGAGACAGGTCATGGGTTGGATGCAGGACGAAACCGGGCTGGACAAATGCGCCGCCAATTATGTGCCCCTGACGCCGCTGTCGCATCTGCGCCGCGCCGCCGAGGTGTTTCCGGCACGCACGGCGGTTGTTTATGGCGATCACCGCGTGAATTACGGTGAATACTACGAACGGTGCACCT
This window of the Sulfitobacter mediterraneus genome carries:
- a CDS encoding DMT family transporter, coding for MNEQSTKPALAAISVLGGMAALGLTDNFVPHISERGSLWQFHLVRSVMAFVVLGAVVAFGYGSLRAKRPIAVLGRSLFQAGAMLIYFGCLSVLPIGVVVAGLFTSPLFVVLISILFQGKSVGLFRWAAVVIGFVGALMVIRPDPSALDPISFLPIVAGLLYAIGAVATRAWCEGESTLTLTAGFFGMLGVFGLIGVFVVSGEAPAGHDGFVLRSWGPLDAEMLFWFAVQAVGSLIGIGLIFRGYLLGEASHVAVFEYSLLVFASFWAWALWDQTVPVLGLFGMVLIALAGSIIALRSTAPVGAGRVPE
- a CDS encoding winged helix-turn-helix transcriptional regulator; its protein translation is MTKDIRLPKPGTAVRGSKSGQPIMVLFDLLSRRWAMGILWNLSDKNRNFRDLQARCDSASPSVLNTRLKELRAVGLVDRADDGYSLTADGRDLFKRLEPLGDWAQDWVPTLAAASTGD
- a CDS encoding sulfotransferase family 2 domain-containing protein encodes the protein MIISRGRSYLFVHIPKTGGTSMALALEGRAMKDDVMIGDTPKAVKRRRRLKNVQTAGRLWKHSTLADIDGLIGVDKIADLFTFTLVRNPWDRTVSYYHWLREQTFDHASVRLAKTQDFEGFVSDPQTQQSLRQWPARRYMTDFNGTEQCRAYIRLEHLAEDAAPLWAHLGFELELPQSNASVRETDYRRYYSPATCEIVAECCAEDIARFGYVYD